The genome window GCGCTCGCCCACCGTGTCGCGCGCCGTGACGACCAGCACGGCGCCGCTGTAGCCATTGTCGCGCAGCACGCCCAGCGCCTGCATGCCGTCCTGCCCCGGCAAGCCCAGGTCGAGCAGGATGCAGCCATAGTCGTGCAGGCGCACGGCCGTGTGCGCGTGTTCAGCGCTGGTGACCCAGTCGACGGCATGGCCGCCCTGTTCCAGGCCGATCTGCGTGGCGCGGCCCAGTTGCGGGTCGTCTTCGGTCAGCAGGATGCGCATGGGGAAGCGGCGCGGCCCGCTCAGTCCTTCTTCTTGATCAGGCCGGCCAGCGCGGCGAACGGATTATGCGTGGCGGGCGCCACCTCGGCCGACAGCAGGCCGGCGCCACGGTCCGCTTCCAGGTAGCGCGAGTGCTCATTGTCGTGGCAATACAGGCACAGCAGTTCCCAGTTGCTGCCGTCCGGCGGATTGTGGTCGTGGTTATGGTCGCGGTGGTGCACCGTCAGTTGCTGCACGTTGGCACGCGTGAATTCGCGCGTGCAGCGGCCGCATACCCATGGATACATCTTCAGCGAGCGCTCGCGGTAGCCGCTCTCGCGCTGGTCGGCGGCGCGGCGCGCTTCGGCCACGATCTTGTCCAGTCTTGCCGCGTCGGGCTTTTTACTCTGCATGACAACTTTCGATATGGGAGGTAGAAGCGCCCATTTTAATGAGGATGGGGACGCAATTGTACTTTTTCTGCCACGCCGCCAGCCCGTGTCGTCGCCGGCGTGCTTTTTTTAGCGTGCGCGGCACCACAGATACTTGATTTAACGCAGAATAAGCCCAGCGACAGACCGCGAACAGACGATGGGAGCGGCGGCAACAGCGTGACGCGCAAGGCAGCCGATTTCGGCTATCATGCGCGCCACGCCGCCCCTCCCTTTTACCATGACTCTAGCCTGCAAGCGCCCGTGATAGCGATAACAAGACCCCTGCAACGCCTTGCCCGCCGCCTGTACCGTCTCAGCCTGGTACCCCTGTTCGCGCTCATCTTGCTGCTGGCGCTGTGGGCGGCCGTCTTTTACCAGGTGGGCCAGGAGCGCGCCAGCGCCGTGCGCGACGCCGTGGCCGTCAGTCAGTCGCTGGCGCGCACCCTGGCCGACCATACCAGTTTCACCCTGCGCCAGGCGGACCACGCCACGCAATTGTTCAAGCTCAAGTACGAGGAATCGGATGGCGGCCTGCGCCTGAATGAATTCATGCGCCGCCAGGGCCTGCTCGACAGCGTGCTGCCGTCGAAGCTGGCATTGCCGATCGCCCTCGTCGATGCACAGGGCAATGTGATCGACAGCGCCAATGCATATATGCCAGAAAACCTGGCCAGCCAGGCATTTTTCAAGGCGCTGGCCGCGAATGCGTCCGACACGGCCCTGGTCGACACGCCCATGCTCGACGCGGGCGCCAGGCACTGGACCATCCGCCTGGCACGCCGCCTGAACGATGCGCAAGGCCGCTTTGCCGGCGCCATCATCATCCACGTCGACCCGACCTATTTTGTCGACGATTACGACCGCCTGGACCTCGATGAACAGGGCGCGCTGATGCTGGTGGCGCGCGACAGCGGCCTGACGGTGGGACGCATCGGCGAGCAATTGATCCTCAGCGACCGCATCGACTTCCGCATGCCCGGACCGCCCCGGCATGCCGCCGAAGAATTGCTGATCGAGCCGCCCGTCGACGCGACGGCGCGCATCTACAGCTACCGCGAGCTGCCACGCTACCCGCTGCTGGCCGTGGTGGGCGTCAGCCGCGCCGTCGCCCTGACGCGCTTCGAACAGCGCCGCCTGGAGTATGTCGGCGCGCTGCTCGCCGCCAGCGTGCTCATTGGCGGCTTTACGGGCCTGCTGATGCGCCAGAGCGCGCGCCTGCGCCGCAGCATCCGCCAGGCCAAGGAAACGCAGGCCCTGTTGCGCGCGGCGCACCAGGGCAGCCTCGATGCCGTGCTGCTGCTGAAGGCCTGGCGCCCCGCGCCGGGCAAGCCGGTGGAAGACTTCATCTTCGCCGACGTCAACGAGCGGGCCGCCGACATGCTGGGCAAGCCGCGCGCGGAACTGCTGGGCCAGCGCGTGCTGCCGCGCGTGCCGCTGCTGCGCGGCGAGCGTTTTTTCAAGCGCTTCGTGCTGGTGATGGAAACGGGCCAGCCGCTGGAAGACGAATTCGAGCTGACACTGGCCTCGGGCGGCACGCGCTGGCTGCGCCACCAGGTGGTGCCCATCATCGACGGCGTGGCCGTCACCACGCGCGACATCAGCGCGCGCAAGCACGACGAACTGGCGCTGCAGGATAACCGCAGCTTCCTGCAGTCGCTGATCGACCATTTGCCCGTGCTGGTCTACGTGAAAAGCGCGCGCCCGGAGAATTTCGGCAAGATGGTGGTGTGGAACAAGGCGGCCGAGGATATCACCGGTCACCTGGCCGCCGACGTCATCGGCAAGACCGATTGCCAGGCTTTTCCACCCGACTTCGGCCTGCACGATGCCGAGGACGACCGCGCCATCCTGGCCGAGCGCGGGGTCATCGAGCATACGGAAAAGCCCTTGCGCCTGCGTGATGGCAGCCTGCGCTACGTGCACGCCGTCTCCGTGCCCGTGTTCGACGAGCGCCAGCAGATCGAACATATCCTGTGCATCGCCGAGGATGTCTCGCAGCGCCGCCAGCAGGAACTGGAACTGCGCCAGAAACAGGCGGAGCTGGCCGCCGTCACCGACGCCTCGCCGCTCGGGCTGGTGCGCCTGGACCGCCAGCGCCGCTGCACCTACGTCAACCGCACCTTCGAATCGATCACGGGCCTGCCGCGCGCCGCCGCCCTGGGCGCCGGCTGGACCAGCGCGCTGCACCCGGACGACTATCCGCTGATGCACGTGGCGCTGGAACAGCTCAAGCGCAGCCACGCGCCGTTCCAGTCCACCTTGCGCTGCCTGCAACCCGACGGCAGGCTGGTCTGGGTCTCCGTCAAAATTGCCCCCATCCTCATCGACGGCCAGATCGAAGGCTATGTGGGCAGCCTGGACGACATCACCACCTTGCGCGAATCGGAAGTGGCGCTGCTCGAGAGCGAAGCGCGCCTGCGCACCATCGCCGACACCCTGCCGGCCATGATCGCCTACATCGACGCCGACCAGGTCTACCGCTTCCTGAACATCGCCTATGAGCGCGAATTCGGCCTGACCGGCCGGCCGGCGCTGGGCCGCAGCGTGCGCGAGACCGTCGGCGAGGCGCGCTACCGCACCGTGGCGCCGTATATCGAGCGCGTGCTGGCGGGTGAAACCCTGAGTTTTGAAGAGGAAGATGAAAGAGAAGGCATCGAGCGCTGCCTGGAAGTGATCTACATTCCGCAGATCGGCGAAGACAAGCTGCAGGTGGCGGGTTTTCACGTGATGCGCCAGGATATCACCGTGCAAAAGCGCGAGAAACAGCGCTTGCTGCAGCTGGCCCAGGTCGATGTGCTGACCGGTTTGTCGAACCGCGCCGGCTTCCAGCAAAAACTCAGCGACGCCATGCACGCCAGCCGCCGGCAACAGCACCTGATGGCCGTCATGTACATGGATATCGACCGCTTCAAGCCCGTCAACGACACGCATGGCCACGGCACCGGCGACGCCCTGCTGCGCGCCTTCGCCCAGCGCCTTACGCAGACCATGCGCGTCAACGACATCATCGCCCGCCTCGGCGGCGACGAATTCACCATCATCATGGAACAGATCGCCCGGCCCGACGACGCGGCCGCGCTGGCGGAAAAAATCGTCGCCGCCATGCGGCAGCCGTTCGAACTCGATGGCATCACCGTGCGCATTTCCGCCAGCATCGGCCTGGCCTTCTACCGCGACGAAGACATTTCCCCCGCCGTGCTGCTGCAGCGCGCCGACGTGCTGCTGTACCAGGCCAAGCAGGATGGGCGCAATACCTACAGGGCCGGCGCATTGACGGCTTGATGGCTGAGGGCAAGCCCAACTGAAGGCTGGGGTCAGACCCAACGGGTCTGACCCCTATCATTCCGCCCCCTGTCATTCCTGCTATATTGGCGCCTGTCTCCCCTACCCTTGCCCCACCATGCGCCTGCTGCACACTTCCGACTGGCATCTGGGCCAGACCCTGCACAACTATGAACGGGGCTACGAACACCAGCGCTTCCTCGACTGGCTGCTCGACACGCTCGTGATGGAGCAGGTCGACGTGCTGCTGGTGGCGGGCGACGTGTTCGACAACGCCAACCCGTCGGCCGCCTCGCAAAAGCAGCTGTACGTATTCCTGCAGCAGGCGCGCGCGCGCCTGCCCGCGCTGCAGTTGATCGTCGTCGCCGGCAACCACGATTCGGCCGGACGGCTGGAAGCGCCCGGCCCCCTGCTGGCCGCGCACGGCACGCACGTGATCGGCCACCTGCTGCGCGGCGACGATGGCCAGATCGACCTGGAGCGCCTGCTGCTGCCCCTGACGGGCGCCGATGGCCAGGTGCGGGCCTGGTGCCTGGCCGTGCCCTTTTTGCGCCCTGGCGACGTGCCGAAGCTGCCCGCCGGCGACACCCAGGATGCCTACCTGGGCGGCATCGCCCTGCTGTACCGCCAATTGACGGACCTGGCGCTGGCGCGCCGCCAGCCAGGGCAAGCCATCATCGCGATGGGCCACTGCCACATGGTGGGCGGCGAAATGTCGAACGATTCCGAGCGCCGCATCGTCATCGGCGGCACCGAGATGCTGCCGTCGGGGATCTTCGATACCGCCATCGCCTACGCGGCGCTGGGCCATTTGCACAAGGCGCAGGCCGTGGGCGGGCAAGAACATATCCGCTACTGCGGCAGCCCGATTCCCCTGTCGTTTGCCGAAGTGAACTACCGCCACCAGGTGCTGTGCCTCGATATCGACGGCGAGCAATTACGCGAGGTACGCGTCATCGAGGTGCCGCGCGCCGTGCCCCTGTTGCGCGTGCCCGCCACGCCGGCGCCCATCGCCGAAGTGCTGGCGCAGCTGGCGGCCCTCGACGTGCCGGATTCTCCGGCCGAAGCGCAACCGTTCCTGGAAGTGCGCGTGCGCCTCGATGCGCCCGAGCCGGGCCTGCGCACGCGCATCGAAACGGCGCTCGACGGCAAGAGCGTGCGCCTGGCAAAGATCGAAACGTCGAGCGCCGCGCGCAGCAGCGCGCCCGAGAACATGACGCTCGACCAATTGGGCCAGCTGCAGCCCGACGACATCTTCCGCCGCCTGTACCAGCAAAAATACGCCAAGGAAGCGCCACCCGAACTCCTCTCGGCCCTGGCCGAACTGCTGCTGCCCGGCGCCTGACTGCTCCTGAAAAACCATGAAAATCCTGAAAATCAGCGGTAAGAACCTGGCCTCGCTGGCCGGCGAATTTGAAGTCGACTTCCAGCAGGAGCCGCTGGCGTCTTCCGGCCTGTTCGCCATCAGCGGCCCCACAGGCGCGGGCAAGAGCACCCTGCTCGACGCCCTGTGCCTGGCCCTGTACGACGCCACGCCGCGCCTGCTGAAAGTGCTGGGCCGGGGCAGCGCCCTGCCCGACGTGGGCAAGGAAACCGTCAACGCGCAGGATACGCGCACCCTGCTGCGCCGCGGCACGCCGGACGGCTATGCGCAAGTCGATTTCGTCGGCAACGACGGCGCCAGCTACCGCGCGCGCTGGAGCGTGCGCCGCTCGCGCACCCGGGCTGAAGGGGCGCTGCAGGCGACCGCCATGAGCTTGCATCAGCTGCCCGCGCTGCAAGCCATCGGCGGCACCAAGACGGAAGTCAAGGAAGAGATCGAAAAACGCATCGGCCTGTCCTTCGACCAGTTTACGCGCGCCGTGCTGCTGGCGCAGAACGAATTTTCCACCTTCCTCAAGACGGAAGACAATGAACGGGGTGAATTGCTGGAAACCCTGACGGGCAGCAGCATCTATACGGACATTTCCATGCGCGCCTTCGAGCGGGCAAAAAAGGAAAAGCAGATCCTCGAACGCCTGGGCGAAAAACTGGCCGACCAGCGGCCCTTGTCGCCGCAAGAGCGCAGCGAGACCGAGGCACTGTGCGGGGCGGCCGAGACCAGCCTGCAAACGATCGACCTGCGCAAGGCGGTGCTGGAACTGCAGCAGCGCTGGCACCAGGAGACGCACAAGCTGCAAACCCAGGCGACGGCCGCGCAAGAGGCGCTCGATAGCGCCGCCGTTGACCGCGCCGCCGCGGAAGAACGCCGCGCGGCGCTGGCGCAGTGGGAATTGCTGCAGCCGGCGCGGCCCCTGATCGACGACGTGGCGCGCCTGGCCAGCGACATCGCCGGCAGCGGCGCCGCGCTGGAAGCGTCGCGCGCGCAGGCGGCGCACGCCGTGGCCAGCGAAGCGCAGCTGGCGCAAGCCGTGCGGCAGGCGGCAGCGGCCTTGCTGGCCCGGGAAGCGGCGCAGCGCGATGCGGCGCCCCTGCTCGACCAGGCCAAGGCACTCGACGCCGGCATCGCGGCCCACTTGCCCGCGCACCGCCAGGCGCAAGATGGCGCCCTGGCTGCTGACCAGGCCAACGAGGCGGCGCGCAGCGCGCTGCAGGCACTGCAACAGCGCCAGCACGCCGCGCAGGCGGAACAGGAAGCGGGCCGCCAGTGGCTGGCATCGCACCAGCAGTGGCAGGCGCTGGCGCAATCGTGGCAGTTGTGGGATCAATTGTTTGCCCAGGCCGGACAAGCAGCCGCGCAAGCCGATGCGGCCGACGCCAGCATGGCCGAATCGGCGCAGCAGGTGCGCCTGGCCTTGGACGCCACGCAGGCGGCGCAAACGGCGCTGGCCAGCGCCGCTGCCGCGCTTTCCATGCGCGATGCGCAGCGGCGCGAAGCGCTGGCGCTCGTGCAAGCCATCGATGGCCAGGCCTTGCAGGAACAGCGCGGCCAGCTGGAAGACCATGCGCGCGTTTTAACCAGCGCGGAAAAAACCTGGAGCGAACTGGCACGCCAGCAGCAGGCGCTGGCGCACTGGCAAGCCAGGGCGGCCCAGCTGGCGCAGGCCGCGCAAACGGAAAGTACGGCATGGGCGGCGGCGGCGGCGCAAACGCCGCTGCTGGAAGCGCGCCTGGCGCAGGCGGAAAAGTCGTTGAAGGGCGCGGAAGCGGCATGCGCGGCCAGCGTCGAGCAGCTGCGCGCCACTTTGCAGGACGAGCAGCCCTGCCCCGTCTGCGGCGCGCTGGAGCACCCGTACAGCCACGCCGACCATACCAACCACGCCTTGCAGGCGATGCTGGCCAGCTTGCAGGATGACGTACTGGCTTGCCGCACGCAAGCGCGCGACAATCTGGAGCGGCTGGCCACGCACAAGGCGGCGCTGGCCGCGACGGCGCGCGAACAGGCGCAAACGGATGCCGAACTGGCGGCCCTGCCGCCCGCCATCGACAGCCTGAATGCGCAGTGGCGGCCGCATGCGGACACATTGGAATTGCCGCCGGCAAAGCAGCGCACGGACTGGTTCACGCGGCAGCTGGCGGCGAATGCGGCCGGTTTGCAGGCGCTGGCGCAGCAGGAGGCGGCGCTGCGCCAGGCCGGCGCACGGCGCGAGCAGGCGCAGGCGGCGCATGAACTGGCGTCAAACGACCACGCGCGCTGCGCCAGCGCCGTCGCCGATGCGCAAGCGCGGCTGGCGCAACTGCAAGCGCAGCAAGCGGGCAACGCCGACAAGGGCGAGACGGCGCGCGCCGCGCTCGATGCCTTGCTGGCGCAGCTCGATGGCGCGTTTGCCGACGCCGACGGCGCCGAGGACTGGAAAGACAGCTGGCGCGCCGGCCCGGCCGCCTTCCGCACGGCGCGTGAAACGGAAAGCCGGCAATGGCTGAAACAGCAGGCGGATCAGGACCACCGCGGCCACGCGCTGGCGACCCTGGCCGCGCAGCTGGAAGCGGCGCAGCTGGCCGCCGGCAAGGCGCAGCAAACGGCGCAAGAAGCCCACGCCGTCTTTGCCGCTGCCGACAAGCAGCGCACGGCAATGCAAGCGGAACGCAACGCGCTATGGCAAGGCCAGAGCGTGGCCGAGGTGGAGCGCGCGCTGGCAGCCGCCGTCGCGGCAGCCAGGGAGCTGCTGGCGCGACAGCAAACGGCGGCGCAATCGGCTGGCCAGCAGCGCACGCGTCTGGAAGAAGCGTGCGCGCAGCTGTCGCAGCGCCTGGTCGCCTTGCGTGAACAGGAACACGGCGCCACAACCGCCCTGCACGACTGGCTGCGCCAGTTCCAGCTGGCCCACCCTGGTCACGCGCCCGCCGACATGGACGCCTTGCGCGCGCGCCTGGCCATCGCGCCGGACGCCATGCGCGCCGAACGCGACGCCCTGCAAGTGCTCGCCGACCGCCACACGGCGGCCGTCTCCGTGCTGGCCGAACGCCGGCAGCAGCTGGCGGCGCACCTGGCACAGCCGCCAGACGGCCTGGAAATGGACGTGGCGGCGCTGCAGGCGGCGCTCGACGCACTGCTGCTGGAACGCCAGGCGGCCAACCAGGAAGCGACGCGCCTGCGCCTGGCCATCGCGCAAGACGACGCGCGGCGCCACAGCGCGCAAGCGATGCTGGCGCAAATCGAGGCGCAAGCCGTCATCGAGCGGCGCTGGGCCAGCCTGAATGAATTGATCGGCTCGGCCGACGGCAAGAAATTTCGCAACTACGCGCAGCAATTCACCCTGGAAGTGCTGCTCGGCTATGCCAACGCGCATTTGAACCACCTGGCGCGCCGCTATCAGCTGGAGCGCATCGACAACCCGAACAATCCCTCGCTGGGCCTGATGGTGCGCGACCAGGACATGGGCGGCGAGCTGCGCTCCGTGCACTCGCTGTCGGGCGGCGAATCGTTCCTCGTCTCGCTGGCCCTGGCGCTGGGCCTGGCTTCGCTGTCCTCGAACCGGGTGCGCGTGGAATCGCTGTTCATCGACGAGGGCTTCGGCAGCCTGGACACGGAAACCCTGCGCGTGGCCATGGATGCGCTCGACGGCCTGCAAGCGATGGGCCGCAAGGTGGGCGTCATCTCGCACGTCCAGGAAATGACGGAGCGCATCGCCACCAAGATCCTGGTCCAGCCCGGCTCCGGCGGCAAGAGCGTGGTGACGGTGCGCTAGCGTGGCACAGGTTCGCGGCCCAGCCTGAGCAGATCCCAGCCCAGTTCGCGGCGGATCTGCTCGGGGTCGGGCGGGGGCCGGCGTTGGGCCAGCTCCGCTTTCAGCCACTTCCTGACCAGCTCCTTGGCGGGCTGTACAGGCTTTTCCTTGTCATGCTTGTCCATGGTGCTACCTCTTCAACGGCGGTCAGACGACCTCCTATATACGCTCAACGTCATGGCGCGGATTCAGTTGACGTGCGCGTGGCGCAGATGCAACAACGTGTAACGATGGCCGGAGTGCGTTAAAATCGCCGCCTTCGCGCAGGCACCGCCTACGCCCCGCAACAATTCAAGGAAACCCATGAAAGCCGCCCGCAGCCTCACCTTCAAGTGCGTAAAATGTCACAAATCCATGCAGGTCTACCTGCAAAAAGTCTCTGCCTGCTCGCATATCCAGCCATATCAGGGCATTTGCGCATGCGGCGAACTCAAGCGCCACGCCACGGGCCAGGCCGATGCCGTCAAGTCTTACCTGGAGTCGGCGGATGGTAACTGGGCGCACCACCACTAATGGTTAAAGAATGGGCGTAGAACGCCGTTAATAACGGTACTTCGCTCACTGAGAAACCGCCATGTCCCAGCTTCCCGCCCTTGCCAGTCGTCAACCCGCCGCGAATACGCTGGCTGGCCAGCAGCCGTCCCGCACAGGAAGCGGCGCCATGGGCCTGGCCGCTTCGCCCCTGATGCAGCGCACGGCGCAAGACGTGGTGGCCCTGTCAAAAAACGGCCTGGACCTGTCGGCCAAGGGACTGTCGCAACGGACCGATGCGCTGGGCAACGCCACCGTCGATGTGGCGCAAGATTTTCTTGGCAACATGACGCGCCAGCTGTTCGGCGACGGCGCCACGATCGCCTTTGATTCGGTCGACCTGCAAGCCGGTTCCAGCTTCAGCAGCGGCAGTGCCAGCGTTTCGGGCGCCGGCAGCAGCCGCGCCGCCGCCGCCTTCAGCCTCGATGAAAACGCGCATTTCATCGGCAAGGGCAAGATCACCACGGCCGATGGCCAGACCTTCGACTTCGAACTGGAAGTGCAATATCAATCGAACATCAGCGCGGGCGCATTGGTGCAAACGCAAGATGATGCGCAGGAAGTTCCGCCACCCGATGACGCCGCCCTGCCCGCCAAAGAGTTGCCCGCCACGACTTTTGCCGGCAATCTGCGCGACCTGTTCAAGCTGCTGGGCCAGCAATTGCAAAGCAACATTTTTAATAACAACGTCAACAGCAACGCCGATGGCGCCAGCGCCAGCGGCAAGGATGGCGACCTGGCAGGCAGCCTGAGCTTGCGCTTGCTCAAGCTGGTGCAGCCGGACGCGGCGGTCAAAGCCGACAAGAAAGCCGTGGAAACCACGCCGGAAGAGCAGGCGCGCGCCCGCGCGCTGGCACTCGCCTATGGCACGGACACTGCTAACGGCACGGCCAGCGACGTATAATGGAAGACGGCCTGCGCAGGCGACCATGCCGCGCGCCCCCTTCTATCGATTGAATCCCATGTCCGACACTTCTTCCCCTACCGTTCATCCGCAGATCCACTGGAGCGAAAACGGCGCCGAGCATTCGGCCCGCTGGCGCTCGGAAAGCGGCATGCCGCCGCCCAAGCGCGTCGTCATCGCCGATGACCGCACGACGGCCGACCAGGCTTACCGCCTGGCCTGCGAAGGCACGGCCATGCTGTGGCGCGGCGACTTCCAGAACGCGCGCCAGCTGCTGCAGGCGCTGGCGCGGCGCGCCGACCACAAGAACGACAAACCGAGCAAAAAGGCCAAGGCCGCCAAACTGGCGCAACCGGAACCATCGGCCACGGAAGCGTTTCACTTGCACCGCCAGGCGCAGTCGCAGCGCGCCCGCACCCTGGCCATGCTGTTGCTGCCTTTTGACGCCGACTACACGATCCCGCTGCGCCGCGCGCCGGACGTGAAACTGGCGTGCAATGAAGCGTATGGCCGTGGCGAAGAAGCGTTCGTCGCCTCGCTGCGCGAGCTGCTGGGCCTGATTGGCGCGCACGAATGGCGCCGCACGGGCGTGGAACTGCCGGCCCTGGGCCAGCGCATCCACCCGCATTACGGCGTGTTCGCGCCGATTCGCGGCGAATACGTGGGCCTGGTGG of Janthinobacterium sp. PAMC25594 contains these proteins:
- a CDS encoding YajD family HNH nuclease, producing the protein MQSKKPDAARLDKIVAEARRAADQRESGYRERSLKMYPWVCGRCTREFTRANVQQLTVHHRDHNHDHNPPDGSNWELLCLYCHDNEHSRYLEADRGAGLLSAEVAPATHNPFAALAGLIKKKD
- a CDS encoding PAS domain S-box protein, which gives rise to MTRKAADFGYHARHAAPPFYHDSSLQAPVIAITRPLQRLARRLYRLSLVPLFALILLLALWAAVFYQVGQERASAVRDAVAVSQSLARTLADHTSFTLRQADHATQLFKLKYEESDGGLRLNEFMRRQGLLDSVLPSKLALPIALVDAQGNVIDSANAYMPENLASQAFFKALAANASDTALVDTPMLDAGARHWTIRLARRLNDAQGRFAGAIIIHVDPTYFVDDYDRLDLDEQGALMLVARDSGLTVGRIGEQLILSDRIDFRMPGPPRHAAEELLIEPPVDATARIYSYRELPRYPLLAVVGVSRAVALTRFEQRRLEYVGALLAASVLIGGFTGLLMRQSARLRRSIRQAKETQALLRAAHQGSLDAVLLLKAWRPAPGKPVEDFIFADVNERAADMLGKPRAELLGQRVLPRVPLLRGERFFKRFVLVMETGQPLEDEFELTLASGGTRWLRHQVVPIIDGVAVTTRDISARKHDELALQDNRSFLQSLIDHLPVLVYVKSARPENFGKMVVWNKAAEDITGHLAADVIGKTDCQAFPPDFGLHDAEDDRAILAERGVIEHTEKPLRLRDGSLRYVHAVSVPVFDERQQIEHILCIAEDVSQRRQQELELRQKQAELAAVTDASPLGLVRLDRQRRCTYVNRTFESITGLPRAAALGAGWTSALHPDDYPLMHVALEQLKRSHAPFQSTLRCLQPDGRLVWVSVKIAPILIDGQIEGYVGSLDDITTLRESEVALLESEARLRTIADTLPAMIAYIDADQVYRFLNIAYEREFGLTGRPALGRSVRETVGEARYRTVAPYIERVLAGETLSFEEEDEREGIERCLEVIYIPQIGEDKLQVAGFHVMRQDITVQKREKQRLLQLAQVDVLTGLSNRAGFQQKLSDAMHASRRQQHLMAVMYMDIDRFKPVNDTHGHGTGDALLRAFAQRLTQTMRVNDIIARLGGDEFTIIMEQIARPDDAAALAEKIVAAMRQPFELDGITVRISASIGLAFYRDEDISPAVLLQRADVLLYQAKQDGRNTYRAGALTA
- a CDS encoding exonuclease SbcCD subunit D C-terminal domain-containing protein — translated: MRLLHTSDWHLGQTLHNYERGYEHQRFLDWLLDTLVMEQVDVLLVAGDVFDNANPSAASQKQLYVFLQQARARLPALQLIVVAGNHDSAGRLEAPGPLLAAHGTHVIGHLLRGDDGQIDLERLLLPLTGADGQVRAWCLAVPFLRPGDVPKLPAGDTQDAYLGGIALLYRQLTDLALARRQPGQAIIAMGHCHMVGGEMSNDSERRIVIGGTEMLPSGIFDTAIAYAALGHLHKAQAVGGQEHIRYCGSPIPLSFAEVNYRHQVLCLDIDGEQLREVRVIEVPRAVPLLRVPATPAPIAEVLAQLAALDVPDSPAEAQPFLEVRVRLDAPEPGLRTRIETALDGKSVRLAKIETSSAARSSAPENMTLDQLGQLQPDDIFRRLYQQKYAKEAPPELLSALAELLLPGA
- a CDS encoding AAA family ATPase, whose protein sequence is MKILKISGKNLASLAGEFEVDFQQEPLASSGLFAISGPTGAGKSTLLDALCLALYDATPRLLKVLGRGSALPDVGKETVNAQDTRTLLRRGTPDGYAQVDFVGNDGASYRARWSVRRSRTRAEGALQATAMSLHQLPALQAIGGTKTEVKEEIEKRIGLSFDQFTRAVLLAQNEFSTFLKTEDNERGELLETLTGSSIYTDISMRAFERAKKEKQILERLGEKLADQRPLSPQERSETEALCGAAETSLQTIDLRKAVLELQQRWHQETHKLQTQATAAQEALDSAAVDRAAAEERRAALAQWELLQPARPLIDDVARLASDIAGSGAALEASRAQAAHAVASEAQLAQAVRQAAAALLAREAAQRDAAPLLDQAKALDAGIAAHLPAHRQAQDGALAADQANEAARSALQALQQRQHAAQAEQEAGRQWLASHQQWQALAQSWQLWDQLFAQAGQAAAQADAADASMAESAQQVRLALDATQAAQTALASAAAALSMRDAQRREALALVQAIDGQALQEQRGQLEDHARVLTSAEKTWSELARQQQALAHWQARAAQLAQAAQTESTAWAAAAAQTPLLEARLAQAEKSLKGAEAACAASVEQLRATLQDEQPCPVCGALEHPYSHADHTNHALQAMLASLQDDVLACRTQARDNLERLATHKAALAATAREQAQTDAELAALPPAIDSLNAQWRPHADTLELPPAKQRTDWFTRQLAANAAGLQALAQQEAALRQAGARREQAQAAHELASNDHARCASAVADAQARLAQLQAQQAGNADKGETARAALDALLAQLDGAFADADGAEDWKDSWRAGPAAFRTARETESRQWLKQQADQDHRGHALATLAAQLEAAQLAAGKAQQTAQEAHAVFAAADKQRTAMQAERNALWQGQSVAEVERALAAAVAAARELLARQQTAAQSAGQQRTRLEEACAQLSQRLVALREQEHGATTALHDWLRQFQLAHPGHAPADMDALRARLAIAPDAMRAERDALQVLADRHTAAVSVLAERRQQLAAHLAQPPDGLEMDVAALQAALDALLLERQAANQEATRLRLAIAQDDARRHSAQAMLAQIEAQAVIERRWASLNELIGSADGKKFRNYAQQFTLEVLLGYANAHLNHLARRYQLERIDNPNNPSLGLMVRDQDMGGELRSVHSLSGGESFLVSLALALGLASLSSNRVRVESLFIDEGFGSLDTETLRVAMDALDGLQAMGRKVGVISHVQEMTERIATKILVQPGSGGKSVVTVR
- a CDS encoding class I SAM-dependent methyltransferase — encoded protein: MSDTSSPTVHPQIHWSENGAEHSARWRSESGMPPPKRVVIADDRTTADQAYRLACEGTAMLWRGDFQNARQLLQALARRADHKNDKPSKKAKAAKLAQPEPSATEAFHLHRQAQSQRARTLAMLLLPFDADYTIPLRRAPDVKLACNEAYGRGEEAFVASLRELLGLIGAHEWRRTGVELPALGQRIHPHYGVFAPIRGEYVGLVADAPLPARASLAFDIGTGTGVLAAVLAQRGIQRIVATDQDPRALSCARENLARLDLLDKVDVVQADLFPAGRAPLIVCNPPWLPARPSSPIEYAVYDPDSRMLRGFLAGLAAHLEANGEGWLILSDLAEHLGLRPRAQLLEWIAQAGLKVVDRLDVKPTHPRAQDATDSLHAARSKEVTSLWRLAAA